From Pongo pygmaeus isolate AG05252 chromosome 1, NHGRI_mPonPyg2-v2.0_pri, whole genome shotgun sequence, one genomic window encodes:
- the FNBP1L gene encoding formin-binding protein 1-like isoform X2 — MSWGTELWDQFDSLDKHTQWGIDFLERYAKFVKERIEIEQNYAKQLRNLVKKYCPKRSSKDEEPRFTSCVAFFNILNELNDYAGQREVVAEEMAHRVYGELMRYAHDLKTERKMHLQEGRKAQQYLDMCWKQMDNSKKKFERECREAEKAQQSYERLDNDTNATKADVEKAKQQLNLRTHMADENKNEYAAQLQNFNGEQHKHFYVVIPQIYKQLQEMDERRTIKLSECYRGFADSERKVIPIISKCLEGMILAAKSVDERRDSQMVVDSFKSGFEPPGDFPFEDYSQHIYRTISDGTISASKQESGKMDAKTTVGKAKGKLWLFGKKPKGPALEDFSHLPPEQRRKKLQQRIDELNRELQKESDQKDALNKMKDVYEKNPQMGDPGSLQPKLAETMNNIDRLRMEIHKNEAWLSEVEGKTGGRGDRRHSSDINHLVTQGRESPEGSYTDDANQEVRGPPQQHGHHSEFDDEFEDDDPLPAIGHCKAIYPFDGHNEGTLAMKEGEVLYIIEEDKGDGWTRARRQNGEEGYVPTSYIDVTLEKNSKGS, encoded by the exons AAATCTGGTTAAGAAGTACTGCCCCAAACGTTCATCCAAAGATGAAGAGCCACG GTTTACCTCGTGTGTAGCCTTTTTTAATATCCTTAATGAGTTAAATGACTATGCAGGACAGCGAGAAGTTGTAGCAGAAGAAATGGCGCACAGAGTATATGGTGAATTAATGAGATATGCTCATGAtctgaaaactgaaagaaaaatg CATCTACAAGAAGGACGAAAAGCTCAACAATATCTTGACATGTGCTGGAAACAGATGGATAAT agtaaaaagaagtttgaaagaGAATGTAGAGAGGCAGAAAAGGCACAACAGAGTTATGAAAGATTGGATAATGATACTAATGCAACCAAGGCAGACGTTGAAAAG GCCAAACAGCAGTTGAATCTGCGTACGCATATGgctgatgaaaataaaaatgaatatgctGCACAATTACAGAACTTTAATGGAGAACAACACAAACATTTTTATGTAGTGATTCCTCAGATTTACAAG CAACTACAAGAAATGGATGAACGAAGGACTATTAAACTCAGTGAGTGTTACAGAGGATTTGCTGACTCAGAACGCAAAGTTATTCCTatcatttcaaaatgtttggAAGGAATGATTCTTGCAGCAAAATCAGTTGATGAAAGAAGA GACTCTCAAATGGTGGTAGACTCCTTCAAATCTGGTTTTGAACCTCCAGGAGACTTTCCATTTGAAGATTACAGTCAACATATATATAGAACCATTTCTGATGGGACTATCAGTGCATCCAAACAGGAGAGTGGGAAGATGGATGCCAAAACCACAGTAGGAAAGGCCAAGGGCAAATTGTGGCTCTTTGGAAAGAAGCCAAAG GGCCCAGCACTAGAAGATTTCAGTCATCTGCCACCTGAACAGAGACGTAAAAAACTACAGCAGCGCATTGATGAACTTAACAGAGAACTACAGAAAGAATCAGACCAAAA agatgcactcaacaaaatgaaagatGTATATGAGAAGAATCCACAAATGGGGGATCCAGGGAGTTTGCAGCCTAAATTAGCAGAGACCATGAATAACATTGACCGCCTACGAATGGAAATCCATAAGAATGAG gctTGGCTCTCTGAAGTTGAAGGCAAAACaggtgggagaggagacagaagaCATAGCAGTGACATAAATCATCTTGTAACACAGGGACGCGAAAg tcCTGAGGGAAGTTACACTGATGATGCAAACCAGGAAGTCCGTGGGCCACCCCAACAGCATGGCCACCACAGTGAGTTTGATGATGAATTTGAGGATGATGATCCCTTGCCTGCTATTGGACACTGCAAAGCTATCTACCCTTTTGATg GACATAATGAAGGTACTCTAGCAATGAAAGAAGGTGAAGTTCTCTACATTATAGAGGAGGACAAAGGTGACGGATGGACAAGAGCTCGGAGACAGAACGGTGAAGAAGGCTACGTTCCCACGTCATACATAGATGTAACTCTAGAGAAAAACAGTAAAG GTTCCTGA
- the FNBP1L gene encoding formin-binding protein 1-like isoform X4 has protein sequence MSWGTELWDQFDSLDKHTQWGIDFLERYAKFVKERIEIEQNYAKQLRNLVKKYCPKRSSKDEEPRFTSCVAFFNILNELNDYAGQREVVAEEMAHRVYGELMRYAHDLKTERKMHLQEGRKAQQYLDMCWKQMDNSKKKFERECREAEKAQQSYERLDNDTNATKADVEKAKQQLNLRTHMADENKNEYAAQLQNFNGEQHKHFYVVIPQIYKDSQMVVDSFKSGFEPPGDFPFEDYSQHIYRTISDGTISASKQESGKMDAKTTVGKAKGKLWLFGKKPKGPALEDFSHLPPEQRRKKLQQRIDELNRELQKESDQKDALNKMKDVYEKNPQMGDPGSLQPKLAETMNNIDRLRMEIHKNEAWLSEVEGKTGGRGDRRHSSDINHLVTQGRESPEGSYTDDANQEVRGPPQQHGHHSEFDDEFEDDDPLPAIGHCKAIYPFDGHNEGTLAMKEGEVLYIIEEDKGDGWTRARRQNGEEGYVPTSYIDVTLEKNSKGS, from the exons AAATCTGGTTAAGAAGTACTGCCCCAAACGTTCATCCAAAGATGAAGAGCCACG GTTTACCTCGTGTGTAGCCTTTTTTAATATCCTTAATGAGTTAAATGACTATGCAGGACAGCGAGAAGTTGTAGCAGAAGAAATGGCGCACAGAGTATATGGTGAATTAATGAGATATGCTCATGAtctgaaaactgaaagaaaaatg CATCTACAAGAAGGACGAAAAGCTCAACAATATCTTGACATGTGCTGGAAACAGATGGATAAT agtaaaaagaagtttgaaagaGAATGTAGAGAGGCAGAAAAGGCACAACAGAGTTATGAAAGATTGGATAATGATACTAATGCAACCAAGGCAGACGTTGAAAAG GCCAAACAGCAGTTGAATCTGCGTACGCATATGgctgatgaaaataaaaatgaatatgctGCACAATTACAGAACTTTAATGGAGAACAACACAAACATTTTTATGTAGTGATTCCTCAGATTTACAAG GACTCTCAAATGGTGGTAGACTCCTTCAAATCTGGTTTTGAACCTCCAGGAGACTTTCCATTTGAAGATTACAGTCAACATATATATAGAACCATTTCTGATGGGACTATCAGTGCATCCAAACAGGAGAGTGGGAAGATGGATGCCAAAACCACAGTAGGAAAGGCCAAGGGCAAATTGTGGCTCTTTGGAAAGAAGCCAAAG GGCCCAGCACTAGAAGATTTCAGTCATCTGCCACCTGAACAGAGACGTAAAAAACTACAGCAGCGCATTGATGAACTTAACAGAGAACTACAGAAAGAATCAGACCAAAA agatgcactcaacaaaatgaaagatGTATATGAGAAGAATCCACAAATGGGGGATCCAGGGAGTTTGCAGCCTAAATTAGCAGAGACCATGAATAACATTGACCGCCTACGAATGGAAATCCATAAGAATGAG gctTGGCTCTCTGAAGTTGAAGGCAAAACaggtgggagaggagacagaagaCATAGCAGTGACATAAATCATCTTGTAACACAGGGACGCGAAAg tcCTGAGGGAAGTTACACTGATGATGCAAACCAGGAAGTCCGTGGGCCACCCCAACAGCATGGCCACCACAGTGAGTTTGATGATGAATTTGAGGATGATGATCCCTTGCCTGCTATTGGACACTGCAAAGCTATCTACCCTTTTGATg GACATAATGAAGGTACTCTAGCAATGAAAGAAGGTGAAGTTCTCTACATTATAGAGGAGGACAAAGGTGACGGATGGACAAGAGCTCGGAGACAGAACGGTGAAGAAGGCTACGTTCCCACGTCATACATAGATGTAACTCTAGAGAAAAACAGTAAAG GTTCCTGA
- the FNBP1L gene encoding formin-binding protein 1-like isoform X6 → MSWGTELWDQFDSLDKHTQWGIDFLERYAKFVKERIEIEQNYAKQLRNLVKKYCPKRSSKDEEPRFTSCVAFFNILNELNDYAGQREVVAEEMAHRVYGELMRYAHDLKTERKMHLQEGRKAQQYLDMCWKQMDNSKKKFERECREAEKAQQSYERLDNDTNATKADVEKAKQQLNLRTHMADENKNEYAAQLQNFNGEQHKHFYVVIPQIYKQLQEMDERRTIKLSECYRGFADSERKVIPIISKCLEGMILAAKSVDERRDSQMVVDSFKSGFEPPGDFPFEDYSQHIYRTISDGTISASKQESGKMDAKTTVGKAKGKLWLFGKKPKPQSPPLTPTSLFTSSTPNGSQFLTFSIEPVHYCMNEIKTGKPRIPSFRSLKRGWSVKMGPALEDFSHLPPEQRRKKLQQRIDELNRELQKESDQKDALNKMKDVYEKNPQMGDPGSLQPKLAETMNNIDRLRMEIHKNEAWLSEVEGKTGGRGDRRHSSDINHLVTQGRESPEGSYTDDANQEVRGPPQQHGHHSEFDDEFEDDDPLPAIGHCKAIYPFDGHNEGTLAMKEGEVLYIIEEDKGDGWTRARRQNGEEGYVPTSYIDVTLEKNSKGAVTYI, encoded by the exons AAATCTGGTTAAGAAGTACTGCCCCAAACGTTCATCCAAAGATGAAGAGCCACG GTTTACCTCGTGTGTAGCCTTTTTTAATATCCTTAATGAGTTAAATGACTATGCAGGACAGCGAGAAGTTGTAGCAGAAGAAATGGCGCACAGAGTATATGGTGAATTAATGAGATATGCTCATGAtctgaaaactgaaagaaaaatg CATCTACAAGAAGGACGAAAAGCTCAACAATATCTTGACATGTGCTGGAAACAGATGGATAAT agtaaaaagaagtttgaaagaGAATGTAGAGAGGCAGAAAAGGCACAACAGAGTTATGAAAGATTGGATAATGATACTAATGCAACCAAGGCAGACGTTGAAAAG GCCAAACAGCAGTTGAATCTGCGTACGCATATGgctgatgaaaataaaaatgaatatgctGCACAATTACAGAACTTTAATGGAGAACAACACAAACATTTTTATGTAGTGATTCCTCAGATTTACAAG CAACTACAAGAAATGGATGAACGAAGGACTATTAAACTCAGTGAGTGTTACAGAGGATTTGCTGACTCAGAACGCAAAGTTATTCCTatcatttcaaaatgtttggAAGGAATGATTCTTGCAGCAAAATCAGTTGATGAAAGAAGA GACTCTCAAATGGTGGTAGACTCCTTCAAATCTGGTTTTGAACCTCCAGGAGACTTTCCATTTGAAGATTACAGTCAACATATATATAGAACCATTTCTGATGGGACTATCAGTGCATCCAAACAGGAGAGTGGGAAGATGGATGCCAAAACCACAGTAGGAAAGGCCAAGGGCAAATTGTGGCTCTTTGGAAAGAAGCCAAAG CCACAGTCCCCACCCTTAACCCCTACTAGTTTATTCACATCCAGTACTCCTAATGGGTCCCAGTTTCTCACATTCTCCATTGAGCCCGTGCATTATtgtatgaatgaaataaaaacagggaAGCCCAGAATTCCTTCTTTCAGAAGCCTCAAAAGAGGG TGGTCGGTGAAGATG GGCCCAGCACTAGAAGATTTCAGTCATCTGCCACCTGAACAGAGACGTAAAAAACTACAGCAGCGCATTGATGAACTTAACAGAGAACTACAGAAAGAATCAGACCAAAA agatgcactcaacaaaatgaaagatGTATATGAGAAGAATCCACAAATGGGGGATCCAGGGAGTTTGCAGCCTAAATTAGCAGAGACCATGAATAACATTGACCGCCTACGAATGGAAATCCATAAGAATGAG gctTGGCTCTCTGAAGTTGAAGGCAAAACaggtgggagaggagacagaagaCATAGCAGTGACATAAATCATCTTGTAACACAGGGACGCGAAAg tcCTGAGGGAAGTTACACTGATGATGCAAACCAGGAAGTCCGTGGGCCACCCCAACAGCATGGCCACCACAGTGAGTTTGATGATGAATTTGAGGATGATGATCCCTTGCCTGCTATTGGACACTGCAAAGCTATCTACCCTTTTGATg GACATAATGAAGGTACTCTAGCAATGAAAGAAGGTGAAGTTCTCTACATTATAGAGGAGGACAAAGGTGACGGATGGACAAGAGCTCGGAGACAGAACGGTGAAGAAGGCTACGTTCCCACGTCATACATAGATGTAACTCTAGAGAAAAACAGTAAAGGTGCAGTAACTTATATCTAA
- the FNBP1L gene encoding formin-binding protein 1-like isoform X1 produces MSWGTELWDQFDSLDKHTQWGIDFLERYAKFVKERIEIEQNYAKQLRNLVKKYCPKRSSKDEEPRFTSCVAFFNILNELNDYAGQREVVAEEMAHRVYGELMRYAHDLKTERKMHLQEGRKAQQYLDMCWKQMDNSKKKFERECREAEKAQQSYERLDNDTNATKADVEKAKQQLNLRTHMADENKNEYAAQLQNFNGEQHKHFYVVIPQIYKQLQEMDERRTIKLSECYRGFADSERKVIPIISKCLEGMILAAKSVDERRDSQMVVDSFKSGFEPPGDFPFEDYSQHIYRTISDGTISASKQESGKMDAKTTVGKAKGKLWLFGKKPKGPALEDFSHLPPEQRRKKLQQRIDELNRELQKESDQKDALNKMKDVYEKNPQMGDPGSLQPKLAETMNNIDRLRMEIHKNEAWLSEVEGKTGGRGDRRHSSDINHLVTQGRESPEGSYTDDANQEVRGPPQQHGHHSEFDDEFEDDDPLPAIGHCKAIYPFDGHNEGTLAMKEGEVLYIIEEDKGDGWTRARRQNGEEGYVPTSYIDVTLEKNSKGAVTYI; encoded by the exons AAATCTGGTTAAGAAGTACTGCCCCAAACGTTCATCCAAAGATGAAGAGCCACG GTTTACCTCGTGTGTAGCCTTTTTTAATATCCTTAATGAGTTAAATGACTATGCAGGACAGCGAGAAGTTGTAGCAGAAGAAATGGCGCACAGAGTATATGGTGAATTAATGAGATATGCTCATGAtctgaaaactgaaagaaaaatg CATCTACAAGAAGGACGAAAAGCTCAACAATATCTTGACATGTGCTGGAAACAGATGGATAAT agtaaaaagaagtttgaaagaGAATGTAGAGAGGCAGAAAAGGCACAACAGAGTTATGAAAGATTGGATAATGATACTAATGCAACCAAGGCAGACGTTGAAAAG GCCAAACAGCAGTTGAATCTGCGTACGCATATGgctgatgaaaataaaaatgaatatgctGCACAATTACAGAACTTTAATGGAGAACAACACAAACATTTTTATGTAGTGATTCCTCAGATTTACAAG CAACTACAAGAAATGGATGAACGAAGGACTATTAAACTCAGTGAGTGTTACAGAGGATTTGCTGACTCAGAACGCAAAGTTATTCCTatcatttcaaaatgtttggAAGGAATGATTCTTGCAGCAAAATCAGTTGATGAAAGAAGA GACTCTCAAATGGTGGTAGACTCCTTCAAATCTGGTTTTGAACCTCCAGGAGACTTTCCATTTGAAGATTACAGTCAACATATATATAGAACCATTTCTGATGGGACTATCAGTGCATCCAAACAGGAGAGTGGGAAGATGGATGCCAAAACCACAGTAGGAAAGGCCAAGGGCAAATTGTGGCTCTTTGGAAAGAAGCCAAAG GGCCCAGCACTAGAAGATTTCAGTCATCTGCCACCTGAACAGAGACGTAAAAAACTACAGCAGCGCATTGATGAACTTAACAGAGAACTACAGAAAGAATCAGACCAAAA agatgcactcaacaaaatgaaagatGTATATGAGAAGAATCCACAAATGGGGGATCCAGGGAGTTTGCAGCCTAAATTAGCAGAGACCATGAATAACATTGACCGCCTACGAATGGAAATCCATAAGAATGAG gctTGGCTCTCTGAAGTTGAAGGCAAAACaggtgggagaggagacagaagaCATAGCAGTGACATAAATCATCTTGTAACACAGGGACGCGAAAg tcCTGAGGGAAGTTACACTGATGATGCAAACCAGGAAGTCCGTGGGCCACCCCAACAGCATGGCCACCACAGTGAGTTTGATGATGAATTTGAGGATGATGATCCCTTGCCTGCTATTGGACACTGCAAAGCTATCTACCCTTTTGATg GACATAATGAAGGTACTCTAGCAATGAAAGAAGGTGAAGTTCTCTACATTATAGAGGAGGACAAAGGTGACGGATGGACAAGAGCTCGGAGACAGAACGGTGAAGAAGGCTACGTTCCCACGTCATACATAGATGTAACTCTAGAGAAAAACAGTAAAGGTGCAGTAACTTATATCTAA
- the FNBP1L gene encoding formin-binding protein 1-like isoform X3, whose translation MSWGTELWDQFDSLDKHTQWGIDFLERYAKFVKERIEIEQNYAKQLRNLVKKYCPKRSSKDEEPRFTSCVAFFNILNELNDYAGQREVVAEEMAHRVYGELMRYAHDLKTERKMHLQEGRKAQQYLDMCWKQMDNSKKKFERECREAEKAQQSYERLDNDTNATKADVEKAKQQLNLRTHMADENKNEYAAQLQNFNGEQHKHFYVVIPQIYKDSQMVVDSFKSGFEPPGDFPFEDYSQHIYRTISDGTISASKQESGKMDAKTTVGKAKGKLWLFGKKPKGPALEDFSHLPPEQRRKKLQQRIDELNRELQKESDQKDALNKMKDVYEKNPQMGDPGSLQPKLAETMNNIDRLRMEIHKNEAWLSEVEGKTGGRGDRRHSSDINHLVTQGRESPEGSYTDDANQEVRGPPQQHGHHSEFDDEFEDDDPLPAIGHCKAIYPFDGHNEGTLAMKEGEVLYIIEEDKGDGWTRARRQNGEEGYVPTSYIDVTLEKNSKGAVTYI comes from the exons AAATCTGGTTAAGAAGTACTGCCCCAAACGTTCATCCAAAGATGAAGAGCCACG GTTTACCTCGTGTGTAGCCTTTTTTAATATCCTTAATGAGTTAAATGACTATGCAGGACAGCGAGAAGTTGTAGCAGAAGAAATGGCGCACAGAGTATATGGTGAATTAATGAGATATGCTCATGAtctgaaaactgaaagaaaaatg CATCTACAAGAAGGACGAAAAGCTCAACAATATCTTGACATGTGCTGGAAACAGATGGATAAT agtaaaaagaagtttgaaagaGAATGTAGAGAGGCAGAAAAGGCACAACAGAGTTATGAAAGATTGGATAATGATACTAATGCAACCAAGGCAGACGTTGAAAAG GCCAAACAGCAGTTGAATCTGCGTACGCATATGgctgatgaaaataaaaatgaatatgctGCACAATTACAGAACTTTAATGGAGAACAACACAAACATTTTTATGTAGTGATTCCTCAGATTTACAAG GACTCTCAAATGGTGGTAGACTCCTTCAAATCTGGTTTTGAACCTCCAGGAGACTTTCCATTTGAAGATTACAGTCAACATATATATAGAACCATTTCTGATGGGACTATCAGTGCATCCAAACAGGAGAGTGGGAAGATGGATGCCAAAACCACAGTAGGAAAGGCCAAGGGCAAATTGTGGCTCTTTGGAAAGAAGCCAAAG GGCCCAGCACTAGAAGATTTCAGTCATCTGCCACCTGAACAGAGACGTAAAAAACTACAGCAGCGCATTGATGAACTTAACAGAGAACTACAGAAAGAATCAGACCAAAA agatgcactcaacaaaatgaaagatGTATATGAGAAGAATCCACAAATGGGGGATCCAGGGAGTTTGCAGCCTAAATTAGCAGAGACCATGAATAACATTGACCGCCTACGAATGGAAATCCATAAGAATGAG gctTGGCTCTCTGAAGTTGAAGGCAAAACaggtgggagaggagacagaagaCATAGCAGTGACATAAATCATCTTGTAACACAGGGACGCGAAAg tcCTGAGGGAAGTTACACTGATGATGCAAACCAGGAAGTCCGTGGGCCACCCCAACAGCATGGCCACCACAGTGAGTTTGATGATGAATTTGAGGATGATGATCCCTTGCCTGCTATTGGACACTGCAAAGCTATCTACCCTTTTGATg GACATAATGAAGGTACTCTAGCAATGAAAGAAGGTGAAGTTCTCTACATTATAGAGGAGGACAAAGGTGACGGATGGACAAGAGCTCGGAGACAGAACGGTGAAGAAGGCTACGTTCCCACGTCATACATAGATGTAACTCTAGAGAAAAACAGTAAAGGTGCAGTAACTTATATCTAA
- the FNBP1L gene encoding formin-binding protein 1-like isoform X5 — MKSHGQREVVAEEMAHRVYGELMRYAHDLKTERKMHLQEGRKAQQYLDMCWKQMDNSKKKFERECREAEKAQQSYERLDNDTNATKADVEKAKQQLNLRTHMADENKNEYAAQLQNFNGEQHKHFYVVIPQIYKQLQEMDERRTIKLSECYRGFADSERKVIPIISKCLEGMILAAKSVDERRDSQMVVDSFKSGFEPPGDFPFEDYSQHIYRTISDGTISASKQESGKMDAKTTVGKAKGKLWLFGKKPKGPALEDFSHLPPEQRRKKLQQRIDELNRELQKESDQKDALNKMKDVYEKNPQMGDPGSLQPKLAETMNNIDRLRMEIHKNEAWLSEVEGKTGGRGDRRHSSDINHLVTQGRESPEGSYTDDANQEVRGPPQQHGHHSEFDDEFEDDDPLPAIGHCKAIYPFDGHNEGTLAMKEGEVLYIIEEDKGDGWTRARRQNGEEGYVPTSYIDVTLEKNSKGAVTYI; from the exons ATGAAGAGCCACG GACAGCGAGAAGTTGTAGCAGAAGAAATGGCGCACAGAGTATATGGTGAATTAATGAGATATGCTCATGAtctgaaaactgaaagaaaaatg CATCTACAAGAAGGACGAAAAGCTCAACAATATCTTGACATGTGCTGGAAACAGATGGATAAT agtaaaaagaagtttgaaagaGAATGTAGAGAGGCAGAAAAGGCACAACAGAGTTATGAAAGATTGGATAATGATACTAATGCAACCAAGGCAGACGTTGAAAAG GCCAAACAGCAGTTGAATCTGCGTACGCATATGgctgatgaaaataaaaatgaatatgctGCACAATTACAGAACTTTAATGGAGAACAACACAAACATTTTTATGTAGTGATTCCTCAGATTTACAAG CAACTACAAGAAATGGATGAACGAAGGACTATTAAACTCAGTGAGTGTTACAGAGGATTTGCTGACTCAGAACGCAAAGTTATTCCTatcatttcaaaatgtttggAAGGAATGATTCTTGCAGCAAAATCAGTTGATGAAAGAAGA GACTCTCAAATGGTGGTAGACTCCTTCAAATCTGGTTTTGAACCTCCAGGAGACTTTCCATTTGAAGATTACAGTCAACATATATATAGAACCATTTCTGATGGGACTATCAGTGCATCCAAACAGGAGAGTGGGAAGATGGATGCCAAAACCACAGTAGGAAAGGCCAAGGGCAAATTGTGGCTCTTTGGAAAGAAGCCAAAG GGCCCAGCACTAGAAGATTTCAGTCATCTGCCACCTGAACAGAGACGTAAAAAACTACAGCAGCGCATTGATGAACTTAACAGAGAACTACAGAAAGAATCAGACCAAAA agatgcactcaacaaaatgaaagatGTATATGAGAAGAATCCACAAATGGGGGATCCAGGGAGTTTGCAGCCTAAATTAGCAGAGACCATGAATAACATTGACCGCCTACGAATGGAAATCCATAAGAATGAG gctTGGCTCTCTGAAGTTGAAGGCAAAACaggtgggagaggagacagaagaCATAGCAGTGACATAAATCATCTTGTAACACAGGGACGCGAAAg tcCTGAGGGAAGTTACACTGATGATGCAAACCAGGAAGTCCGTGGGCCACCCCAACAGCATGGCCACCACAGTGAGTTTGATGATGAATTTGAGGATGATGATCCCTTGCCTGCTATTGGACACTGCAAAGCTATCTACCCTTTTGATg GACATAATGAAGGTACTCTAGCAATGAAAGAAGGTGAAGTTCTCTACATTATAGAGGAGGACAAAGGTGACGGATGGACAAGAGCTCGGAGACAGAACGGTGAAGAAGGCTACGTTCCCACGTCATACATAGATGTAACTCTAGAGAAAAACAGTAAAGGTGCAGTAACTTATATCTAA